The proteins below come from a single Corylus avellana chromosome ca3, CavTom2PMs-1.0 genomic window:
- the LOC132174500 gene encoding SKP1-like protein 1 produces the protein MSSSKKSRIVKLKSSDDKTFEVEEAVAVQFETIKSMIDYACANDCTIPLPNVNAKTLAMVVEWCKKHADKHGQLMEVDVDEAPVAVLYDLLVAATYLRVEGLIHRVSQRISEMMIDIGKQPEEEEDLRKIINIKSDFPPQVEEELRKLRRMLGPLSDVLVFFVSSGLLQ, from the coding sequence ATGTCCTCGTCGAAGAAGAGCAGAATTGTGAAGTTGAAGTCCTCGGACGACAAAACATTCGAGGTGGAAGAGGCGGTGGCGGTGCAGTTTGAAACCATCAAGAGCATGATCGATTACGCGTGCGCTAATGACTGCACCATTCCGTTGCCGAATGTGAACGCCAAGACCCTAGCCATGGTCGTAGAGTGGTGCAAGAAGCACGCCGACAAGCACGGTCAATTAATGGAAGTTGACGTTGATGAGGCGCCGGTGGCCGTTCTCTACGATCTTCTCGTGGCTGCAACCTATCTCCGTGTCGAGGGTTTGATCCACCGAGTATCCCAGAGGATATCGGAGATGATGATCGATATTGGAAAGCAaccggaggaggaggaggatttACGCAAAATAATCAACATCAAAAGTGATTTTCCTCCGCAAGTAGAGGAAGAACTCCGCAAGCTAAGAAGAATGCTTGGGCCTTTGAGTGATGTCCTAGTCTTTTTTGTTTCCTCTGGGTTATTGCAATGA
- the LOC132176670 gene encoding uncharacterized protein LOC132176670 isoform X3 — protein sequence MAVWTAAARQATNLSRLSSPKTASTAQAASLIHRRGLAGGGDHHGTPKVNFWQDPMHPSRWKKEQFVIVSLTGCGLLFYGGYEFFIKGKNDKEEKVGEQSGPSH from the exons ATGGCAGTGTGGACAGCCGCGGCTCGCCAAGCCACCAATCTCTCTCGGCTCTCCTCCCCGAAAACAGCTTCCACCGCTCAAGCCGCTTCCCTTATCCATCGGCGTGGTCTCGCCGGAGGAGGCG ATCATCATGGAACTCCAAAGGTGAATTTTTGGCAGGATCCAATGCACCCATCTAGATGGAAAAAAGAACAA TTTGTGATTGTGTCTTTAACTGGATGTGGATTACTTTTCTATGGAGGTTACGAGTTCTTCATTAAAGGCAAAAACGACAAGGAAGAG AAAGTTGGAGAACAATCAGGTCCATCACACTAG
- the LOC132176670 gene encoding uncharacterized protein LOC132176670 isoform X2: MAVWTAAARQATNLSRLSSPKTASTAQAASLIHRRGLAGGGVADHHGTPKVNFWQDPMHPSRWKKEQFVIVSLTGCGLLFYGGYEFFIKGKNDKEEKVGEQSGPSH, translated from the exons ATGGCAGTGTGGACAGCCGCGGCTCGCCAAGCCACCAATCTCTCTCGGCTCTCCTCCCCGAAAACAGCTTCCACCGCTCAAGCCGCTTCCCTTATCCATCGGCGTGGTCTCGCCGGAGGAGGCG TTGCAGATCATCATGGAACTCCAAAGGTGAATTTTTGGCAGGATCCAATGCACCCATCTAGATGGAAAAAAGAACAA TTTGTGATTGTGTCTTTAACTGGATGTGGATTACTTTTCTATGGAGGTTACGAGTTCTTCATTAAAGGCAAAAACGACAAGGAAGAG AAAGTTGGAGAACAATCAGGTCCATCACACTAG
- the LOC132176670 gene encoding uncharacterized protein LOC132176670 isoform X1, which produces MADAVRVDRDAMRKEHVTDHDRRDKISRILTSIGRFAVDSAVQESLKADTGRKKVHKIVQEGFMHQCPTPCLNDKKKPEDLKLAMEELQAKELMQEDMNKVEQGNKISAKSVNGSEDPEPLKKLPNEDNKESDLLKTDKKRVFLRSRL; this is translated from the exons ATGGCCGATGCCGTTAGAGTTGACAGAGATGCTATGCGGAAAGAGCACGTGACCGACCATGACCGCCGCGACAAGATTAGCCGGATCCTCACGAGCATCGGCAGGTTCGCCGTTGACTCCGCCGTTCAGGAGTCTCTCAAAGCCGATACTG GTAGGAAGAAAGTGCATAAGATTGTGCAGGAAGGATTCATGCATCAATGCCCAACGCCCTGTTTAAATGATAAGAAGAAACCAGAAGATCTTAAACTAGCAATGGAGGAGCTGCAAGCAAAGGAGTTAATGCAGGAAGACATGAATAAAGTAGAGCAAGGAAATAAGATATCAGCCAAGTCTGTCAATGGATCAGAGGATCCAGAGCCTCTGAAGAAGCTTCCAAATGAAGACAACAAGGAATCAGATCTTCTGAAAACGGATAAGAAAAGAGTTTTTCTTCGTTCCCGGCTATAA
- the LOC132174501 gene encoding SKP1-like protein 1 has product MASPSKSSSNMVKLKASDDKTFEVEEAVAVQCGTLKNMVDDGYGNDTIPLPNVDGKILGMVLEWCKKHVDDKITKDELSKYEDEFVEVDQVDLYDLLMAANYLLIQGLLDRVLKRVADLIKGKQPEEIRKIFNIKNDFTPEEEEEIRKKNAWAFA; this is encoded by the coding sequence ATGGCGTCGCCGTCTAAGAGTAGTAGCAATATGGTGAAATTGAAGGCCTCCGATGATAAAACTTTCGAGGTGGAAGAGGCGGTGGCGGTGCAATGCGGAACCCTAAAGAACATGGTTGATGACGGATACGGAAACGACACGATTCCCTTGCCAAACGTGGACGGCAAGATCCTGGGGATGGTGTTGGAGTGGTGCAAGAAGCACGTGGACGACAAAATCACCAAGGATGAACTCAGCAAGTACGAGGACGAGTTTGTCGAGGTTGACCAGGTAGATCTCTATGATCTCCTAATGGCTGCAAACTATCTCCTCATCCAGGGCTTATTGGACCGAGTCTTGAAGAGGGTTGCTGATTTGATTAAAGGAAAACAGCCTGAAGAAATTCGCAAAATCTTTAACATCAAGAACGATTTCACTcctgaagaagaggaagaaatccGCAAGAAAAATGCTTGGGCATTTGCTTGA